From one Bifidobacterium sp. WK012_4_13 genomic stretch:
- a CDS encoding SpaA isopeptide-forming pilin-related protein, translated as MGKLPNITSNWAKAALVALIAFTMLVSVSLADGHAASADSSTTGSTLVSEDFTESSVSDSRWLAFGDACLTAASASPMADASKLGVCAKTEDTAYLAGQSDGFLQLTDNSAGSTSDVLYNRAIPTSAGLDISFYQYQFATSDTGLGEADGIGFFLTDGSYTLDQPGPTGSNYGGALGYASIGDKSGIDNGVLGVGLDVYGNYANQPYVGTSCSTSNLFSPSSISLRGQGSGTDGYCLLKNGNGTYSTSNDALKTSAPAVSQSGADNGSLVHIVVSPVTEANPLPTVTISVNDTVVSSYQLTTALPSLVKFGFASSTGGGHSAHMVRLTSVKSVEPMDALNLVKTVNHDVTNGGTLQKVFKAGDTVPYSFEVSNTGNETLKGIKVTDPKISNIQCAEPAGGLTVANSMTCTGTYGPLTAAEASAGHFDNTAVATAQNEEDQTVTSNESSATIPTYTTGNLAVTKKVTGSGASAVDEGDSYSVNYSYPAGAYQYCSADGTATASDTDEQYAAGSGTLQVKADGTAVSSSQIPTGAKVELSEVQPSNTSSINWESPSFSPQSVTIGCQGTTSDVQLTNTADQVSGSVSWKKTDAAASGTMLAGSQWELTKPDGSTETVVDNGQNDADSVEGQLKVSDLAWGEYSLKETKAPTGYVLNAKPYSFKVDSKDLNVSLGSIANTAGNTGLVLKKTSDPASGSTVKRGQTITYSVTAHNTGNVDLPAVVVTDDMSKVLNAASFVDGSAKASIYGVDAGSVTKSGTLLSWKGDLAAGRTVTIKYQVKVSDSASNGASIVNMISGNATPPDGFTPPTSNCTSDNQAANPDCTTTAKVVVPSNPAKPSNPARPSTSGGTSTSTTPKSSLAKTGADVALAVYAAIAMLVAGMGVISAARKKSGRSR; from the coding sequence ATGGGGAAATTACCAAATATCACATCAAACTGGGCGAAGGCTGCACTCGTGGCGCTGATCGCCTTTACCATGCTCGTCTCGGTTTCGCTCGCTGATGGCCATGCGGCTTCCGCTGACAGCTCCACGACTGGCTCGACTCTTGTCAGCGAGGATTTCACGGAATCCAGTGTCTCTGACTCCCGTTGGCTCGCATTTGGCGATGCCTGCCTGACCGCCGCTTCGGCATCGCCTATGGCCGATGCCTCGAAGCTTGGGGTCTGTGCAAAAACAGAGGATACAGCATACCTGGCAGGACAAAGCGACGGTTTTCTGCAGCTTACGGACAACTCAGCGGGCAGCACCAGCGATGTGCTGTACAACCGAGCGATCCCAACCAGTGCCGGGCTGGACATAAGTTTCTATCAATATCAATTCGCGACAAGCGATACGGGCCTCGGCGAGGCGGATGGAATCGGCTTCTTCCTGACGGATGGCTCATATACACTGGATCAACCCGGTCCGACGGGTTCGAATTATGGCGGCGCCCTTGGATACGCGAGTATAGGCGACAAATCGGGAATCGACAACGGCGTGCTTGGCGTGGGCCTCGATGTCTATGGAAACTATGCGAATCAACCCTACGTAGGAACATCCTGCTCGACGAGCAACCTGTTCTCTCCCTCAAGCATCTCCCTTCGTGGGCAGGGCAGTGGCACGGACGGGTACTGTCTGCTGAAGAACGGGAACGGAACGTATTCCACCAGCAACGATGCCTTGAAGACAAGCGCTCCGGCGGTGTCTCAATCGGGTGCAGACAATGGGTCCCTGGTCCATATCGTCGTGTCTCCCGTGACTGAGGCGAATCCGCTGCCAACGGTGACCATTTCCGTGAACGACACGGTGGTGTCGAGCTATCAGCTGACCACTGCGTTGCCTTCCCTGGTCAAATTCGGCTTTGCGTCTTCCACCGGTGGCGGACATTCGGCTCACATGGTTCGTCTGACATCAGTGAAGTCGGTCGAGCCGATGGATGCGCTGAACCTCGTGAAGACGGTGAACCATGACGTCACCAACGGAGGCACCCTGCAGAAGGTGTTCAAGGCGGGCGACACGGTTCCCTATTCGTTCGAGGTCAGCAATACCGGCAATGAGACCTTGAAGGGCATCAAGGTGACCGATCCGAAGATATCGAACATCCAATGCGCGGAGCCGGCCGGCGGTCTGACCGTCGCCAACTCGATGACGTGCACGGGAACCTACGGTCCTCTCACCGCGGCAGAGGCCTCGGCCGGACATTTCGACAACACAGCCGTGGCGACTGCCCAGAACGAGGAAGACCAGACAGTCACCTCGAATGAGTCAAGTGCGACCATACCGACCTATACGACTGGAAACTTAGCCGTGACAAAGAAGGTCACCGGTTCCGGGGCCTCGGCCGTTGACGAGGGAGATTCATACTCCGTCAATTACAGCTACCCCGCAGGTGCGTACCAATACTGTTCCGCCGATGGGACTGCAACGGCAAGTGACACCGACGAACAATACGCGGCTGGTTCGGGCACGCTGCAAGTCAAGGCTGACGGCACTGCCGTGTCAAGCAGCCAGATTCCCACGGGAGCGAAGGTGGAATTGAGCGAGGTCCAGCCTTCGAACACGTCATCGATCAATTGGGAGTCGCCCTCGTTCTCGCCACAGTCGGTCACGATCGGCTGCCAGGGCACGACATCAGACGTCCAGCTGACGAACACCGCCGATCAGGTATCGGGCTCGGTTTCCTGGAAGAAGACGGATGCCGCAGCATCAGGTACCATGCTCGCCGGTTCGCAATGGGAGTTGACGAAGCCTGACGGTTCGACCGAGACAGTGGTCGACAACGGTCAGAACGATGCCGACTCCGTAGAGGGGCAGCTGAAGGTATCCGATCTTGCCTGGGGCGAGTATTCGCTGAAGGAGACGAAGGCGCCGACAGGCTATGTGCTGAATGCAAAGCCCTATTCGTTCAAGGTTGATTCCAAGGACCTGAACGTGTCGCTCGGCTCCATTGCCAACACTGCCGGCAATACCGGACTGGTGCTGAAGAAGACCTCAGACCCTGCCTCGGGCTCGACGGTCAAGCGAGGTCAGACGATCACGTATTCGGTGACCGCACACAACACTGGCAATGTTGATTTGCCGGCTGTGGTCGTGACCGACGATATGTCCAAGGTGCTGAATGCAGCCTCGTTCGTCGATGGTTCGGCGAAGGCCTCAATCTATGGTGTCGATGCCGGATCCGTGACGAAGTCCGGAACGTTGCTGAGCTGGAAGGGTGACCTCGCGGCGGGCAGGACGGTCACCATCAAATATCAGGTGAAGGTATCCGACTCTGCATCCAACGGTGCGTCCATCGTGAACATGATCTCTGGCAATGCGACGCCTCCCGATGGATTCACGCCGCCGACGTCGAACTGCACGTCCGACAATCAGGCGGCAAACCCTGACTGCACGACCACCGCGAAGGTTGTCGTCCCGTCGAATCCTGCAAAGCCGTCGAATCCTGCCAGACCATCGACTTCAGGCGGCACGTCAACCTCTACGACACCGAAATCGTCGCTTGCCAAGACCGGTGCAGACGTGGCGTTGGCAGTGTATGCAGCGATTGCCATGCTCGTCGCTGGCATGGGCGTCATCTCAGCAGCCAGGAAGAAGTCAGGTCGCAGTCGTTGA
- a CDS encoding TetR/AcrR family transcriptional regulator: protein MGTGARGVYPKGAARRQQILDEALNIVAVDGFDQTTLSKISKAVGITEAGVLHYFDSIDDLLVQVLRQRDADDLAASKLTEENLRDPATVRAENGMNPVENALGIVARNQKTPGLVELYAHMSVKASDPESYAYRYFKQRGIIERAMVGQAAATMYESANVPAVVPPEDVARLLQALLDGLQIQWLLERDLDMQGLAQKAIFSMLDIPQGANGPEASSPDSEGESD, encoded by the coding sequence ATGGGCACAGGTGCACGCGGTGTATATCCAAAGGGTGCGGCAAGGCGCCAGCAGATTCTTGATGAGGCCTTGAACATTGTTGCAGTTGATGGGTTTGACCAAACAACACTGTCGAAGATTTCGAAGGCGGTTGGAATCACGGAGGCTGGCGTTCTCCATTATTTCGATTCCATTGACGATCTGCTGGTTCAGGTCTTGCGTCAGCGTGATGCGGACGATCTTGCCGCCAGCAAGCTTACCGAAGAGAATCTCAGGGATCCCGCCACGGTACGCGCTGAGAATGGCATGAATCCGGTGGAGAACGCCTTGGGCATCGTCGCGCGCAATCAGAAGACCCCAGGCCTTGTCGAGCTGTATGCACATATGTCGGTGAAGGCCTCGGACCCGGAAAGCTACGCATATCGATACTTCAAGCAACGAGGCATCATTGAGCGGGCGATGGTCGGTCAGGCTGCAGCTACCATGTACGAATCGGCCAACGTGCCTGCCGTGGTACCGCCGGAGGATGTTGCACGACTGCTGCAGGCCTTGCTGGATGGCCTCCAGATTCAATGGCTGCTCGAAAGGGATCTTGACATGCAGGGTCTGGCACAGAAGGCCATCTTCTCCATGCTCGACATCCCGCAGGGCGCGAATGGGCCAGAAGCGTCGTCTCCGGATTCGGAAGGCGAGTCAGACTAG
- a CDS encoding mannose-1-phosphate guanylyltransferase: MTFEDFHAIIPAGGVGTRLWPLSRKARPKFLFDVAGSGRTLIQSTFDRLIPLCGAANIYISTGEQHVAPICEQLPQLDSSAIFPEPSPRDSTAAIALAAAVIARRFGEKSVVGSFAADHVIRNKTAFEQSVHQAIVTARAGYVTTIGIAASRPSTAFGYIHEGRSLASEIPDAPSAHLVEAFVEKPDAQTAQAYLETGEYRWNAGMFIMRADVLLKSLEQTKPGIYEAVRSIADAWDKGKDQREDAMNRWWHGIEKIALDYSVAEPVAAQSGVAVIPGGFGWDDVGDFNSVAALLPSSNRQNIKVLGDADSLVYLDSAGDVVAPQSGRTIALLGVDDLIVIDTPDALLIAPRARSQQVKQMVAHLSESGHGDIL, encoded by the coding sequence ATGACATTCGAGGACTTTCATGCAATCATTCCAGCCGGCGGAGTCGGAACGCGTCTTTGGCCGTTGAGCCGCAAGGCAAGACCGAAATTTCTCTTTGATGTGGCTGGGTCAGGAAGGACTCTCATCCAATCAACCTTCGATCGGCTGATTCCGCTTTGCGGGGCGGCAAACATATATATATCGACGGGGGAGCAGCATGTCGCACCGATTTGTGAGCAATTGCCCCAGCTCGACTCGTCGGCGATATTTCCTGAGCCCTCGCCTCGAGATTCAACGGCGGCCATCGCTCTGGCCGCAGCGGTCATTGCGCGCCGATTCGGCGAGAAATCAGTGGTGGGTTCGTTCGCAGCCGATCATGTTATTCGTAACAAGACCGCTTTCGAGCAATCCGTGCATCAGGCGATCGTCACGGCCCGTGCAGGCTATGTGACGACCATTGGGATCGCTGCATCGCGACCATCCACCGCGTTCGGATATATCCATGAGGGGCGTTCCCTGGCTTCGGAGATTCCAGATGCACCCTCTGCGCATTTGGTCGAGGCATTCGTGGAAAAGCCCGATGCCCAAACGGCTCAGGCATATCTTGAGACAGGTGAATATCGCTGGAATGCGGGCATGTTCATCATGAGGGCCGATGTGCTGCTGAAGAGCCTGGAACAGACCAAGCCGGGAATATACGAAGCTGTACGGTCGATTGCAGACGCTTGGGACAAGGGCAAGGATCAAAGGGAAGATGCCATGAATAGATGGTGGCATGGCATCGAGAAAATCGCCTTGGACTATTCCGTCGCAGAGCCGGTTGCGGCTCAAAGCGGGGTGGCCGTCATCCCAGGTGGATTTGGATGGGACGATGTTGGCGACTTCAATTCGGTGGCCGCGCTGTTGCCAAGTTCGAACAGGCAGAACATCAAGGTTCTTGGTGACGCAGACAGTCTGGTCTATCTTGATTCGGCAGGAGACGTCGTCGCACCGCAGTCAGGAAGGACGATTGCGTTGCTGGGGGTCGATGACCTCATCGTCATCGACACACCCGACGCGCTTCTGATTGCCCCTCGGGCACGAAGCCAGCAGGTCAAGCAGATGGTCGCTCACCTGTCCGAATCCGGCCATGGCGACATCCTGTGA
- the pgi gene encoding glucose-6-phosphate isomerase, with protein sequence MAINPPIDATTTQAWKDLQKHFEDLQREGIDLRTWFNEDSQRTAKLSFDAGDLHFDLSKNLIKPETLPLLANLAKSVNLEERLKAMYSGVHINNTEDRAVLHTVLRRPVEDEGKYVVDGQDTVKDVRETLDRIYAFADKVRSGEWKGVSGKKIETVVNIGIGGSDLGPNMAYQALKPYADAGISARYISNIDPNDLAEKTKGLNPETTLFIIVSKTFSTLETLTNAREAKAWLLEELQAQGAIDGSEDQAKDAIKRHFVAVSTALDKVEAFGIDPQNAFGFWNWVGGRYSVDSAVGTSLAVVFGPARFEEFLHGFHEIDEYFANTPIEENVVALLGLINVWYVNFFGAHSHAVLPYDQYLNRFPAYLQQLTMESNGKSVRWDGTPVTSQTGEIYWGEPGTNGQHAFYQLIHQGTRLIPADFIAFANTPNPVRDGDQDVHELFLANYFAQTKALAFGKTADEVRAEGTPEAIVPARVFTGNRPTTSILGDALTPFALGELIALYEHITFVEGTVWGLDSYDQWGVELGKVLAKQITPAISSDDEALAQQDQSTQSLINFYRAHRV encoded by the coding sequence ATGGCGATTAACCCCCCTATTGATGCCACCACCACCCAGGCATGGAAGGACTTGCAGAAGCACTTCGAGGATTTGCAGCGCGAGGGTATCGACCTGCGAACCTGGTTCAACGAAGATTCGCAGCGCACTGCGAAGCTGAGCTTCGATGCCGGCGATTTGCATTTCGATCTCTCAAAGAACCTTATCAAGCCGGAAACGCTGCCATTGCTTGCCAACCTTGCCAAGAGCGTCAATCTTGAAGAGCGCCTCAAGGCGATGTACAGCGGCGTGCACATCAACAACACCGAAGACCGTGCGGTGCTTCACACCGTGCTGCGTCGCCCAGTCGAGGACGAGGGCAAATACGTCGTCGATGGCCAGGACACCGTCAAGGATGTTCGTGAAACGCTCGATCGCATCTATGCCTTCGCCGACAAGGTCCGTTCCGGCGAATGGAAGGGTGTGAGTGGAAAGAAGATTGAAACCGTTGTCAACATCGGCATCGGTGGATCCGATCTCGGTCCGAATATGGCATATCAGGCACTGAAGCCCTATGCCGATGCTGGTATCTCCGCCCGCTACATCTCCAACATCGATCCCAACGATCTGGCCGAAAAGACCAAGGGACTGAACCCAGAGACGACACTATTCATCATCGTGTCCAAGACCTTCTCGACGCTCGAAACCCTCACCAACGCACGCGAGGCAAAGGCATGGCTGCTCGAGGAGCTTCAGGCGCAAGGCGCGATCGATGGTTCTGAGGATCAGGCCAAGGATGCCATCAAACGTCACTTCGTCGCAGTCTCCACGGCTCTCGACAAGGTCGAGGCATTCGGCATCGACCCACAGAACGCCTTTGGCTTCTGGAACTGGGTCGGCGGCCGTTACTCGGTGGACTCCGCTGTCGGCACCTCGCTCGCCGTCGTCTTCGGACCTGCGCGCTTCGAAGAGTTCCTTCACGGCTTCCATGAGATCGACGAGTACTTCGCCAACACACCCATCGAAGAGAACGTCGTCGCTCTCTTGGGTCTTATCAACGTCTGGTACGTCAACTTCTTCGGAGCCCATTCGCATGCGGTGCTCCCATATGACCAATATCTGAATCGCTTCCCGGCCTATCTGCAGCAGCTGACGATGGAATCCAACGGCAAGTCGGTTCGTTGGGACGGCACCCCTGTCACGTCGCAGACCGGGGAAATCTATTGGGGCGAGCCGGGAACCAATGGCCAGCACGCCTTCTACCAACTCATCCATCAGGGCACACGTCTGATTCCAGCCGACTTCATAGCATTCGCGAACACGCCCAACCCCGTCAGGGACGGCGATCAGGATGTCCATGAGCTCTTCCTTGCCAACTACTTCGCGCAGACCAAGGCGCTTGCATTTGGCAAGACCGCGGACGAGGTCCGTGCAGAGGGCACACCGGAGGCGATAGTACCGGCACGCGTCTTCACAGGGAACCGGCCAACGACATCGATTCTTGGCGACGCACTGACACCATTCGCGCTTGGCGAGCTGATCGCTCTCTACGAGCACATCACCTTCGTCGAAGGTACGGTCTGGGGCCTCGATTCCTATGATCAGTGGGGCGTTGAACTTGGCAAGGTCCTTGCGAAGCAGATCACGCCTGCCATTTCCAGCGATGACGAGGCTCTGGCTCAGCAGGATCAGTCCACTCAGTCACTGATCAACTTCTACCGAGCACATCGCGTCTAG
- the rplS gene encoding 50S ribosomal protein L19 translates to MNAIQDFEAKQMKSEESIPDFRSGDTVEVNVNITEGNNTRIQAFTGVVIARSGTGLRETFVVRKVSFGVGIERRFPLHSPQIDSVKLLRRGRVRRAKLYYLRDLRGKAARIVERKDNKATTSEEK, encoded by the coding sequence ATGAACGCCATTCAAGACTTTGAAGCCAAGCAGATGAAGTCAGAGGAGTCGATTCCCGATTTCCGCTCTGGAGATACCGTTGAGGTCAATGTGAACATCACAGAAGGCAACAACACCCGTATCCAGGCCTTCACAGGCGTTGTGATCGCACGCTCCGGCACGGGTCTTCGCGAGACCTTCGTGGTTCGCAAGGTGAGCTTCGGCGTCGGTATCGAGCGTCGCTTCCCACTGCACTCCCCGCAGATTGACTCCGTCAAGTTGCTGCGCAGAGGCCGCGTTCGTCGTGCGAAGCTGTATTACCTGCGTGATCTTCGTGGAAAGGCGGCTCGTATCGTTGAGCGCAAGGACAACAAGGCAACGACTTCCGAAGAGAAGTAG
- the lepB gene encoding signal peptidase I, giving the protein MHDSDDDEYVIAVADRGVDPSAKLRRGRGARHKKRPQTPQTEPLFSVRNVFMLFVLPLAIVIVIRVFFLGFYSIPSESMMDTIQVGDRVITSKIAPRYPGLSRGDIIVFKDPAHWLSAESSSSSYQNSEYLIKRLIGLPGDTVACKGAGSPITVNGVAIDEKEYIRPGVDPSSITFSVKVTSGHVFVLGDNRSNSADSRYHLNDGDSGLVPESDVVGVGLVVYWPLSRWSVLSSHGSVFSAVPDSGTAAK; this is encoded by the coding sequence GTGCACGATTCAGACGACGATGAATATGTGATCGCAGTTGCGGACAGAGGGGTGGATCCTTCCGCGAAGCTACGGCGTGGTCGAGGCGCTCGACATAAGAAAAGGCCGCAGACTCCGCAGACCGAACCGTTGTTCAGCGTCAGAAACGTATTCATGCTCTTCGTGCTTCCCCTCGCCATCGTCATCGTCATTCGAGTTTTCTTCCTGGGCTTCTATTCGATACCATCCGAGTCGATGATGGACACCATTCAGGTTGGCGACCGCGTCATAACGTCGAAGATCGCTCCACGGTATCCCGGTCTTTCTCGTGGGGACATCATAGTCTTCAAGGATCCTGCGCATTGGCTGAGCGCCGAGAGCTCTTCGTCGTCCTATCAGAACAGCGAATATCTGATCAAGAGACTCATTGGCCTTCCAGGTGACACCGTCGCATGCAAGGGAGCGGGATCTCCGATAACGGTGAACGGCGTTGCGATAGATGAGAAGGAATACATTCGACCAGGCGTAGACCCAAGTTCGATAACCTTCAGTGTGAAGGTCACATCCGGCCATGTGTTCGTTCTTGGCGACAACCGTTCGAATTCCGCTGATTCCCGCTACCATCTCAATGACGGTGACAGCGGGTTGGTTCCTGAATCGGATGTGGTCGGAGTCGGTCTGGTGGTGTATTGGCCACTTTCACGATGGTCGGTGCTCAGCAGCCATGGCAGCGTTTTCTCAGCGGTGCCGGATTCCGGCACAGCAGCGAAGTGA
- a CDS encoding ribonuclease HII, which translates to MSSESSRAKATVHAVPTLEMERSIGSEGFDLIIGLDEVGRGSLAGPVMVGAASLLSASLRDHDVPEGLADSKMLSPQRRERLVAPLRAWTDTCAIGSASNREIDQLGISHALGLAALRAICAVEKALKLQSGSGQARVAAILDGPFDYVTKALNAFDTPDVSIIPKVFTKIRADSSCATVAAASVLAKVRRDAVMTELSLSSPEYAPFHWEHNKGYGSAAHREAIRKFGPSDLHRVTWHLL; encoded by the coding sequence ATGTCGTCGGAATCTTCAAGGGCCAAGGCGACGGTTCACGCAGTTCCCACGCTTGAGATGGAGCGTTCGATCGGCTCCGAGGGATTTGACCTGATCATCGGTCTCGATGAGGTCGGACGGGGCTCCCTGGCTGGTCCGGTGATGGTAGGTGCGGCATCGCTGCTTTCGGCTTCGCTTCGAGATCATGACGTCCCAGAGGGGCTTGCCGATTCCAAGATGCTTTCGCCACAACGCAGGGAAAGACTCGTCGCTCCACTTCGAGCTTGGACGGATACCTGCGCCATAGGTTCGGCGAGCAATCGTGAGATCGATCAGCTGGGCATCTCTCATGCGCTTGGTCTGGCCGCCTTAAGAGCGATCTGCGCGGTGGAGAAAGCCCTGAAGCTGCAATCCGGGAGCGGTCAGGCAAGGGTCGCTGCCATTCTGGATGGCCCATTCGACTATGTCACCAAGGCGCTGAACGCATTCGATACGCCTGATGTATCAATCATTCCCAAGGTGTTCACCAAGATTCGTGCGGATTCATCCTGTGCGACCGTCGCGGCCGCATCGGTTCTCGCCAAGGTGCGACGCGATGCGGTGATGACGGAACTCTCTCTCAGCAGTCCCGAATACGCTCCTTTCCATTGGGAGCATAACAAAGGCTATGGTTCAGCGGCCCATCGAGAGGCGATACGAAAATTTGGTCCTTCTGACCTGCACCGTGTGACATGGCACCTGCTGTAG